The genomic interval CAGTCGCCTCGTTCGGAATGATGGAAGAACAGTCAGTCGGAAAAGACACCATTACCGGTCACTGGGAAATCTGCGGACTGGAGATCAATCCCGGCTTCCACAATTTTCCCATGAATTTCCCGTCATTTCCGGTCGAACTGCTTAAAACCTTTGAAAAGGAAACGGGACGCCCAATCCTGGGAAACAAAGCCGCAAGCGGTATCGCGATTATCGAAGAGCTCGGAAAAGCACATATGAAAACCGGCGCCTGGATCGCCTATACCAGCGCGGATTCCGTGATGCAGCTGGCCGCCCATAACGATATTATTCCGCTCGACGAACTCTACCACGGCTGTGAAATTGCCCGTCGTTTGTGTGACCCGCTCAAAGTCGGCCGCGTCATTGCCCGGCCGTTCATCGGCAAACCCGGCGCCTTCCAGCGCACTGAAGACCGGCGCGACTATGCCTACACGCCCGAAGAACCGCTCATCACCGAACGCCTCACCGAAGCCGGCATTCCCGTTTACGCCGTCGGGAAAATTGAAGACATCGTCGCCCACCGCGGCATCACCGAAAGCATTCACTCCGGAAACACCGAAGAATCGCAGCAGGTGGTGGAACAATTTATGCAAAAACCGGGTGATGGACTGATCTTCGCCAATTTTATTGATTTCGACATGCTCTATGGCCATCGCCGTGATCCGCAAGGATATGCCGACGCCCTGAAACAGACTGATGAATGGCTCTCCGGTTTTCTTCCAACACTTGCAGACGACGATGTACTGATCATCACGGCCGATCATGGCAATGATCCAACCTTCAAAGGCACCGACCATACCCGCGAATATGTTCCCCTGCTTTCCCATTGCCGCGAACGCCCCGCCCGGAACCTCGGACACCGCAAAGGGTTTTATGACATTGCACAGACCCTCGCTTCACTCTTCAGCATCCCCGCCCTGCCCCGCGGAGCCGGCTTTTACCGCCACTGAACGCTCCTGAACAAATTCGCCGCAATTTCAATACACCCGTACAGAGCAAGGGTGCTCGAAGCCAGCATACGACGGGATGAGAAAACCGGTGCATTTCTCCGCCTCCTTCGAATCAGAAAAAAAATCCTATGCGTCCGGCAATGGGGAATTGCCCTTGCGTTGATCCACCGTCTGTGGTCCGATATTGATTTTACATTAACCAGGAAAAATCTATGAAACTGATCACACTTGTTCTCGCCGCACTGCTGCCGGTTGCTATCCTCGCCCAGACATCTTCCAACGCCGTTGAAACCATCTCCCAGCAGGAAGTCGTCGAGGCCGCCCTCTACGGAAAAATCGACACCATCAAAACCGCCCTGAAACAGGGCTTCGATGTCAACTCAACCGACCCGGACAACCGTACCCCGCTCATGTTTGCCGCCTTTAACGGCCACACTGAAATTGTGAAACTGCTGATTGCTTCCGGAGCCACGGTCGACGCCCAGGATACCACCGGCACCACCCCGCTCATGTTCGCAGCCAGTGCCCCCAACGGTAAAGACGCCGTAATGCTGTTGCTTAATGCCGGCGCGGAAATCAACAAGGTCGACAACAACGAACACTTCACCGCCCTCATGTGGGCCGCCGCAGAAGGTCAGCTTGAAAATGTTGAACTGCTCCTCGAAAAAGGGGCCGACTACGCGCTCGTCGATGTGGATGGCGATACCGCCGAATCATTCGCAGCAAAAGCGGGACACTATGCCGTCGCACGTCGCCTCAAACAGGTTGCAAAAAAAGACAAAGCCGCAGAAACAGAATAGATTCCGGGCCTGAAAATACTGCACCGATAAGTCCCGTATTAATCGGCGCAGAAGAAATGCACTTCGCCGTCATAGCGGCGCTCATGCAGCGATCCGATCGAAACCAGCTGCTTGAGGGTTTTAAACATTTTATCTTCGGCCAGATTAAGTTCTTCAGCCAGCTGGCTGCAGGTGGCCGGGTGGCGTTTAAGCAGGCTCACCAGAGCCGCTTCGCTGATATCCAGTGACTCAAAACCCTGTTTTTTGAATGACGCCGTCACCGAAGCAGTCGGGCCGAAAATTTCGGCAACCGCCTGCAGATGCTCTGCGGCAGAGGGTTTAACTGATGGATCAGCCGGCGGGCGAACCGCCGTATTGATATCGATCCGGTCCGGAGAAAGCGACCGCACCACTTCAGCAATTTTTTTTACATGGTCAAACTGCGAATTAACACCGTCGATAATGAAAACCTCCACCGACAGCTCACCGAGATATTCATGCCGAAAGGCCCGCTCCCCTTCCACAAGCAGTTCAAAATTAATCCCTTTTGCCGGACGGTGAATCTGCTGAAAACTCTCTTCATCCCAGGCACTCAACGTCACCTTCACCCGGTCAGCCAGCACCGCCTGTTCCCGCACATCGGGATCATGAAACTGCGTCCCGTTCGTCAGAAGAACGGACTGAATCTTCGTTTCCTCCTTCGTCCAGCAGAACACATCCCCGAAATGCGAATGCAATGTCGGCTCTCCGGAACCGGCCAACGTGATGTGATCCGCCCGCCCATCTTTCCGCTTCCATTGACCGAGCTCCCCAATCACATCCTGCATCGGCACGTAATTCCCCCGCTCGCTCACCGTACAGGGCGTTTCGCCCAGCTGACAGAAAGTGCAATCCATCGTACACGTTTTGAACGGAATAAGATCCACCCCCAGCGAACGGCCCAGACGGCGCGAAGGAACCGGCCCGAAAAGGTATTTAAAGTTTTTAGCCATCAAAAGCTCTCTTTAACATTTACTTCGCAACCGTTATAACAGCAGGATGTGTCACTATAGATGCATTCGTTCACTTTCGCGATGAAAAACCCGCCAGCAACGTGCCGGCATCGGCACCGCCGCATTTTTCCCATTGCCACCCGCCCCGCTTCCGGTTCATACTCCGATTATGAAACGATCGTTATTCATCAGTCTCCTTCTCTTCGTTGCGGCTGCATTCGGTGCCACAACCGAACAGCTGTATCAGAAACACTGCTCACACTGCCACGGTGCCCGCTTCCAGGGCGGAAGCGCTCAGAGTCTGGTCGACGGCATCTGGCAGTTCGGTGATGCCGACGGCGCCATCCAGCGCAACATCAAATTCGGTATCACTCACCTCGGCATGCCGGCCTACGAAAACACGCTGTCCGATAAAGAAATCAAGAATCTCGTCGCTTTTTTACGGAAAGCGGAATCCGCCGCCGAACCCGCCGCCCTGCCCCTTCCCACCTATCTCCAGACCCTGGACTATGAAATTGACGTAGCGGTTTTTGCCGAAGGACTCGACACGCCGTGGGACATCGCTTTTCTGAATAAAGATACCGCCCTGATCACCGAACGCTCGGGAAACCTTCGCGTATATGCAGACGGTCACCTTTTTTCCAAACCGGTGGAAGGCACCCCCGAAGTCGTTGCCGAAGGCCAGGGCGGGCTGCTCGCCGTCGCTTTCGATCCCGACTATACAGACGAAGACAACCAATGGGTCTATCTGGCCTACAGCCATGGTCTCGAAATCGGCCCCAACGGACGTAAGGCACCGGCCATGACCAAACTTATACGCGGCCGCATCAACGGCAACCTCTGGAAAGACGAGGAAGTTATTTTTGAAGCCCCGCACGAAACCTATCGTACCACCCGCCACCACTACGGCACCCGCATTGTTTTCGACCGGAATAAAGACCTCTACTTTTCCATCGGTGACCGCGGCACCGGCATGCATGCCCAGGACCCGGCGCGGCCCAATGGGAAAATACACCGTATTCACCGCGACGGAAAAATCCCGCGCGACAACCCCTTCCGCCGCACCAAAGGCGCCATAAAGTCGGTCTACAGCCTCGGCAACCGAAACCCGCAGGGGCTCGCTTTTCATCCCGAAACCGGCGAACTCTGGGCTTCCGAACACGGGCCGCTCGGCGGCGATGAAATCAACGTCATCGAATCCGGAAAAAACTACGGCTGGCCCGTCATTACTTACGGAAAAAACTACAACGGCACCATCATCACCGAACTCACACACCAGGAAGGCATGGAACAACCGATCTGGTACTGGAACCCCTCCACCGCCGTCTGCGGTATCGATTTCTATTCCGGCGATCTATTCCCGAAATGGAACAACAAACTGATCGTCGGATCGCTCAAATATGAAGATGTCCGTATCCTCAGCATTGAGGATCATCGGGTGATTCATGAAGAGGTAATTCTTAAAAACGCCGGCCGCGTCCGCGATGTCTGCTGCGGCCCCGACGGCGCAATCTACGTCGTTCTCAACGATCCGGGAACCATCCTCAAACTCACCCCGAAAAAATAAACCCGCTCCAAATCTGCAGCATGGCGCGGGTTCCGGAATCCGGCCGGTCTTTAACCAGCCATTTCATCGACCACTTTGGAGACCGCCTGAATCGCTTCGCCGATTTTGGAGGCATCTTTACCGCCGGCCTGAGCTTTATCGGGCTTGCCGCCGCCCCCGCCGCCGCAGATTTTCGCAACCTGTCCGATCAGCTTGCCGGCGTGAATACCTTTCGCCACAAGGTCCTCGGAAACACTGGCCGCCAGACAGGCTTTCCCTCCATTGGAGGAACCGATCACAATGACGGCACTGTCGATTTTCTGACGCAATCCATCGAGCACCTGGCGCAACGCATCCATCGGCATTTCACCGAGCTCGGCCGCCAGAACCTTCACCCCGCCGCTTTCCTTCACTTTACCCACCAGACCGTCCACATTGGCAACTGCCGCTTTGGTCTGCAGTTCCTTCAGTTGCTTTTCAACCGCTTTAATCTGCTCGGTCATCGCTTTAATACGCTCCGGCAGCTCCTGCGGTTTTACACTCAGACTCTGACTCAGGGTAGAAACCAGTTCATGTTCATTGGCCGACCAGTTCAGCGCGTCGAGACCGGTCACCGCTTCAATACGGCGGATGCCCGATGCCACGGACGATTCCGAAACAATACGGAACTGCCCGATATCACCGGTCATCTGAACATGTGTACCTCCGCAAAGCTCTTTACTGGTTTCACCAATGGAAACCACGCGGACCACATCCCCGTATTTATCGTCGAACACCGCCTGGATATCCGGTGCATTCTGGACATCGGCCAGTTTCATTTCAACCGTCTGCAGTTCCGTGTTTTTCATGATTTCATGATTCACCATCTGCTCGATCTGGCGGATCTGCTGCGGATTGAGTGCTTCAAAATGATTAAAATCGAACCGCAGATGGTTGTTGGCCACCAGCGAACCCGCCTGACGGATGTTCGGATCAACAATCCGGCGAAGAGCAGCATTAAGTAGATGCGTGGCGGTATGGTTCCGGCGCATCTGCCCACGACGGAAGCGGTCAACCGAAGCCATCACCGGAACACCTTTCATCGGCGCGCCGTATACCAGCTCACCCTTGTGCACAATAATCCCTTCCGGAGTTTTCTGCGTATCGGTCACCTTGAAGCCGAATTCATTCCCTTTAATTTCACCGTGATCGCCCTGCTGACCGCCGGATTCCGGATAGAACGGGGTTTCTTTCAGAATCAGAGTATGGTTGTCGAGCACCTCCGCCACAACCGTCTGGATCTGCGTAGTTTCGTACCCCAGAAACGGCGTTTCATCCACATCCAGCGTTTTATCTGAAGCCATCACCACCGATTTTTTCGCAGCATGATCGGCACGGGCGCGCTCACGCTGTTCATTCATCAGCTTTTCAAACCCTTCGCTGTCAATGCTCAGACCGGCCTCCCGGCCGAGCAGTTCCGTCAGATCGAGCGGAAAACCGTAGGTATCATAAAGCCGGAAAGCATCCTCTCCGGAAATACGGCCGCTCGATTTGTCAAGGGATTCAAAAACTTCCAGCCCTTTATCGAGCGTGCGGTTAAAGGAATCCTCCTCGGCTTTCAGTGTACGGCTCACACGGTCGCGGTTACTAACCAGTTCCGGGAATGCACCGCCGAAATGTTCAACAACAGTATCCGCCAGTTTATAAAAAAAGGGTTCCGTGAATCCGAGCGAACGGCCGTAGCGTACGGCGCGGCGCAGAATGCGGCGCAGCACATAACCCCGGCCTTCGTTCGAAGGAAGGATGCCGTCGGCAATTGAAAATGACAGACAGCGGAT from Verrucomicrobia bacterium S94 carries:
- a CDS encoding phosphopentomutase, with the translated sequence MKVILIVLDSVGIGAAPDAADYGDAGSATLQHIGKAVGGLNLPTLGKLGLGNIRPDFPIPGISAVRHPVASFGMMEEQSVGKDTITGHWEICGLEINPGFHNFPMNFPSFPVELLKTFEKETGRPILGNKAASGIAIIEELGKAHMKTGAWIAYTSADSVMQLAAHNDIIPLDELYHGCEIARRLCDPLKVGRVIARPFIGKPGAFQRTEDRRDYAYTPEEPLITERLTEAGIPVYAVGKIEDIVAHRGITESIHSGNTEESQQVVEQFMQKPGDGLIFANFIDFDMLYGHRRDPQGYADALKQTDEWLSGFLPTLADDDVLIITADHGNDPTFKGTDHTREYVPLLSHCRERPARNLGHRKGFYDIAQTLASLFSIPALPRGAGFYRH
- a CDS encoding ankyrin repeat domain-containing protein codes for the protein MKLITLVLAALLPVAILAQTSSNAVETISQQEVVEAALYGKIDTIKTALKQGFDVNSTDPDNRTPLMFAAFNGHTEIVKLLIASGATVDAQDTTGTTPLMFAASAPNGKDAVMLLLNAGAEINKVDNNEHFTALMWAAAEGQLENVELLLEKGADYALVDVDGDTAESFAAKAGHYAVARRLKQVAKKDKAAETE
- a CDS encoding radical SAM protein, which encodes MAKNFKYLFGPVPSRRLGRSLGVDLIPFKTCTMDCTFCQLGETPCTVSERGNYVPMQDVIGELGQWKRKDGRADHITLAGSGEPTLHSHFGDVFCWTKEETKIQSVLLTNGTQFHDPDVREQAVLADRVKVTLSAWDEESFQQIHRPAKGINFELLVEGERAFRHEYLGELSVEVFIIDGVNSQFDHVKKIAEVVRSLSPDRIDINTAVRPPADPSVKPSAAEHLQAVAEIFGPTASVTASFKKQGFESLDISEAALVSLLKRHPATCSQLAEELNLAEDKMFKTLKQLVSIGSLHERRYDGEVHFFCAD
- a CDS encoding c-type cytochrome; amino-acid sequence: MKRSLFISLLLFVAAAFGATTEQLYQKHCSHCHGARFQGGSAQSLVDGIWQFGDADGAIQRNIKFGITHLGMPAYENTLSDKEIKNLVAFLRKAESAAEPAALPLPTYLQTLDYEIDVAVFAEGLDTPWDIAFLNKDTALITERSGNLRVYADGHLFSKPVEGTPEVVAEGQGGLLAVAFDPDYTDEDNQWVYLAYSHGLEIGPNGRKAPAMTKLIRGRINGNLWKDEEVIFEAPHETYRTTRHHYGTRIVFDRNKDLYFSIGDRGTGMHAQDPARPNGKIHRIHRDGKIPRDNPFRRTKGAIKSVYSLGNRNPQGLAFHPETGELWASEHGPLGGDEINVIESGKNYGWPVITYGKNYNGTIITELTHQEGMEQPIWYWNPSTAVCGIDFYSGDLFPKWNNKLIVGSLKYEDVRILSIEDHRVIHEEVILKNAGRVRDVCCGPDGAIYVVLNDPGTILKLTPKK
- the alaS gene encoding alanine--tRNA ligase, giving the protein MTSNEIRQSFFDFFESKQHTIVKSASLLPDAPNLLFTNAGMNQFVPIFLGQQKCPYTPGRAADTQKCIRAGGKHNDLDDVGLDTYHHTFFEMLGNWSFGDYFKQEAIDWSFELITKVWGFPQERLYATYFGGDEISEADLEAKEMWLKLLPPERVVPGNRKDNFWMMGDTGPCGPCSELHVDLTPNGDCGAEMVNADRADCIEIWNLVFIQFNANPDGTFTPLPAQHVDTGMGFERACSIIQCTKNFTDFSGVISNYETDVFTPIFKTLEKMSGKSYTSTLPKDPAKQTEQEAVDVAFRVIADHIRCLSFSIADGILPSNEGRGYVLRRILRRAVRYGRSLGFTEPFFYKLADTVVEHFGGAFPELVSNRDRVSRTLKAEEDSFNRTLDKGLEVFESLDKSSGRISGEDAFRLYDTYGFPLDLTELLGREAGLSIDSEGFEKLMNEQRERARADHAAKKSVVMASDKTLDVDETPFLGYETTQIQTVVAEVLDNHTLILKETPFYPESGGQQGDHGEIKGNEFGFKVTDTQKTPEGIIVHKGELVYGAPMKGVPVMASVDRFRRGQMRRNHTATHLLNAALRRIVDPNIRQAGSLVANNHLRFDFNHFEALNPQQIRQIEQMVNHEIMKNTELQTVEMKLADVQNAPDIQAVFDDKYGDVVRVVSIGETSKELCGGTHVQMTGDIGQFRIVSESSVASGIRRIEAVTGLDALNWSANEHELVSTLSQSLSVKPQELPERIKAMTEQIKAVEKQLKELQTKAAVANVDGLVGKVKESGGVKVLAAELGEMPMDALRQVLDGLRQKIDSAVIVIGSSNGGKACLAASVSEDLVAKGIHAGKLIGQVAKICGGGGGGKPDKAQAGGKDASKIGEAIQAVSKVVDEMAG